The following proteins are co-located in the Candidatus Nitrosotenuis cloacae genome:
- a CDS encoding lipopolysaccharide biosynthesis protein produces the protein MKELKKIFSVGIANVAGNGIAAIFWLYIATIMSAEQYGLLHYFFGLAGIMQVVSFIGGPTTVTVFTAKGLKLHTTLFFISFIAVIIAAIVVFISSNNFEVGLLVIGYLIIDISTSFLLGKRSYVTYTKFILLQKTVMVILCLFLYNLLEINGIILGLVISSFIFVPLLVKEFIRTKIDLFLLKSNIRYVINNYILSLVGGFRSNIDKLIIAPLVGYAVLGQYTLSFQMYAVIMTFSLIAFKYTLPEDAANNSTLHVKKITLALSVIVAILSSLLLPIIIPITFPKFIDSIDSIRIMSFAVIPATINLMVNSRLLADARSTIALIGMFISLISLVCGIIILGSVFNLVGIAMAFVISPTLQAIFYQCVLRIKLRSI, from the coding sequence ATGAAAGAACTAAAAAAAATATTTTCTGTAGGCATAGCAAATGTTGCTGGAAACGGAATCGCGGCAATTTTTTGGCTATATATTGCAACAATTATGAGTGCGGAGCAGTATGGTTTGCTGCATTATTTTTTTGGGTTAGCAGGAATTATGCAAGTAGTTTCTTTCATCGGAGGTCCGACTACAGTTACGGTATTTACAGCTAAGGGCCTTAAATTACACACCACATTATTTTTCATTTCTTTTATAGCGGTAATCATTGCAGCTATAGTAGTTTTTATTTCTTCAAATAACTTTGAAGTAGGTCTACTGGTAATTGGTTATCTAATTATCGACATATCCACATCATTTTTGCTTGGAAAAAGATCATATGTCACATATACAAAATTCATTTTATTACAAAAAACTGTAATGGTTATACTTTGTTTATTCCTTTACAACTTGTTAGAAATCAATGGTATAATTTTGGGATTAGTTATATCTAGTTTCATTTTTGTTCCTCTTTTAGTTAAGGAATTCATCAGAACTAAGATTGATTTATTTTTATTAAAATCCAACATTCGGTATGTAATAAATAATTATATCTTGAGTTTAGTTGGTGGGTTTAGAAGCAATATTGATAAATTAATTATCGCCCCGCTTGTCGGCTACGCAGTTCTAGGGCAGTATACATTATCCTTTCAGATGTATGCTGTGATTATGACGTTTTCTTTGATCGCATTCAAATATACATTACCAGAAGATGCCGCCAACAATTCAACACTGCATGTGAAGAAAATCACTCTAGCGTTATCAGTGATTGTTGCAATATTGAGCTCTCTTCTTTTACCAATTATTATCCCAATCACCTTTCCAAAATTTATTGATTCAATTGATTCAATTCGAATTATGAGCTTTGCAGTTATTCCAGCTACAATAAATCTCATGGTAAATTCAAGGCTATTGGCGGATGCAAGATCCACCATTGCATTAATTGGAATGTTTATCTCGTTAATTTCATTAGTATGCGGCATTATTATTTTGGGCTCTGTTTTCAATCTTGTTGGAATTGCAATGGCATTTGTAATTTCTCCAACTTTACAAGCAATATTCTATCAGTGTGTTTTACGCATTAAATTAAGGAGTATCTAA
- a CDS encoding ArnT family glycosyltransferase: MSISIATIIPLYFLLRKFVEYKYALIGAALFVLDPRVIQNSFSGLTDPLFIFLGTATLALFLSDKKSAVYASFATLGLFSLTRYEGLLLLVPITIMFFVRFRKDKVFIRYVIAFAIFVLVLAPLAYVRVQITGNDGLTSHLLAGTKVAAEDMIPNSATNKFSATKGLEVFARLSAWSTLPTYFLFIIPGAYFLFKNKNYKSYAVILASVAFLLPALYASSRGIEETRYFLMVSIVYNIASILAIRKISEKIGKRKTLVFVMLFVITTSILFLNWKTDNQHERESAIIAEEVAKRTNVINDYHPESVYLRTVGFNDYQDFAGKKSAIQGKVTTLFTSEFTTLEEFLAYGKSQGLEYLIIDDQENRQQFLTDVFNNEKDYPYLIKDFDSADIGLKYHVKIFKIDYRLLELVN, from the coding sequence ATGTCAATTTCTATCGCAACCATAATTCCGCTTTATTTTCTACTGAGAAAATTTGTCGAATACAAATATGCACTAATCGGGGCAGCATTATTTGTATTAGACCCAAGAGTAATTCAGAACTCTTTTTCTGGTCTAACCGATCCGTTATTCATTTTTTTGGGAACGGCCACACTAGCCTTGTTTCTGAGTGATAAAAAATCGGCAGTTTATGCGTCGTTTGCAACGCTGGGCCTGTTTTCCCTAACAAGGTATGAGGGACTGTTATTGCTAGTTCCCATTACGATAATGTTTTTTGTTAGATTTAGAAAGGACAAAGTATTCATCAGATACGTAATTGCGTTTGCCATTTTCGTTTTGGTTCTAGCACCTCTTGCATATGTCAGAGTGCAGATTACTGGTAATGATGGACTAACCAGTCATTTGCTAGCAGGCACAAAGGTGGCAGCCGAAGACATGATCCCGAATAGTGCTACTAACAAATTTTCTGCTACTAAAGGCCTGGAGGTTTTTGCAAGATTGAGCGCCTGGTCCACCCTCCCAACATATTTTTTGTTCATTATTCCAGGTGCATACTTTTTGTTTAAGAATAAAAACTACAAAAGCTATGCAGTAATTCTTGCAAGCGTCGCCTTCTTACTTCCAGCATTATATGCCTCTTCCAGAGGTATTGAGGAGACCAGATATTTCTTGATGGTCTCCATAGTTTACAACATAGCATCAATACTTGCTATAAGAAAGATTTCTGAAAAAATTGGAAAGAGAAAGACGTTGGTATTTGTAATGTTATTTGTCATTACAACATCCATACTGTTCCTAAATTGGAAGACGGACAATCAACATGAGAGAGAATCAGCAATAATTGCAGAAGAAGTTGCAAAAAGAACAAATGTAATCAACGACTATCATCCCGAGTCCGTCTATTTGCGGACTGTCGGATTCAATGATTATCAAGATTTTGCCGGGAAAAAATCTGCAATACAGGGCAAAGTGACTACCTTGTTTACCTCAGAATTCACCACGTTGGAGGAGTTTTTGGCATACGGAAAAAGTCAGGGATTGGAGTACCTTATCATAGACGATCAAGAAAATAGACAACAATTCCTAACAGACGTATTCAACAATGAGAAAGACTATCCATATCTGATAAAAGACTTTGATTCTGCAGATATTGGTTTAAAATATCACGTAAAGATCTTCAAGATAGACTACCGATTATTGGAACTGGTGAATTAG
- a CDS encoding B12-binding domain-containing radical SAM protein: MIKVNSSQFNYQYGDQIHFPYSIASLVAYINSTDVAPHFKFEKAFVFRDKIDEYIQQCKDTDILLCSCYVWNWEITKHLAREVRKLNPKCMIIFGGPQIPELSQGFFEKHPYVDIIVHGEGEHVLENTLRTYLGNKDFASVKGIETKDFRTPPQERINDLDSLPSPYLTNTVWDLVDKVDGVRWIASWETNRGCPYQCTFCDWGSATFTKMRKWEETRLFKEIEWFADNKIPYIDCCDANFGIYQERDFRLAQKLKEVALKKHYPERIRPAWAKNSSEKIIPIAKELQEGGILGAVTLAVQSLDKNTLNIIKRANIKFDKFADLTTSFKLAGIPTYTEIIMGLPGETLESFKNGLEDIARTKIGIVFIYNCSVLPNAPMNVPEYRKNHQIETISSPIMLVHSSIHRRGIQEYEEIIVSTSDCTKDELKEIYLYSWAFLTLHSLGILKHVAEYYHQTHGLPFMKFYETLIEYCRSEQSIFSEEFQKIVKYRDDGYSGRGWDHHDSNLGEINWPIEEASWLRLSYDKTRLADAIESLLKYLEKKMQYNTSESIIKELAKFQCFLLTTRDDKNEVKVESFGHDWKSFFVNNIPLKPASKTYYYKNSVTEPDPVLWNYKVIWYGRRSHDYKCDPENLQEEQSHPDQLLTMKIPHGTPQAN, translated from the coding sequence ATGATTAAGGTAAATAGTTCACAGTTTAACTACCAATATGGAGATCAGATCCACTTTCCATACAGTATTGCATCTTTGGTCGCATACATAAATTCTACAGACGTAGCACCACATTTCAAGTTTGAAAAAGCATTTGTTTTCAGAGACAAAATAGACGAATACATTCAGCAATGCAAAGATACCGACATTTTGTTGTGTTCTTGTTACGTATGGAATTGGGAGATAACAAAACACCTTGCACGCGAAGTTAGAAAATTAAATCCTAAATGCATGATTATATTCGGCGGCCCACAGATTCCAGAATTGTCACAAGGATTTTTTGAGAAACATCCCTATGTGGACATTATAGTGCATGGAGAGGGCGAGCATGTATTGGAGAACACACTCAGGACATACCTTGGAAACAAAGACTTTGCCAGTGTCAAAGGAATAGAGACGAAAGACTTTCGAACTCCCCCGCAAGAGAGAATCAACGATTTGGACAGCCTACCTTCACCGTATCTCACAAACACCGTGTGGGATCTAGTCGACAAGGTAGACGGCGTCAGATGGATTGCATCGTGGGAGACCAACAGAGGGTGCCCTTACCAATGTACCTTTTGTGATTGGGGTAGTGCGACATTTACAAAGATGCGAAAATGGGAGGAGACCAGATTATTTAAGGAAATAGAGTGGTTTGCAGACAACAAAATTCCATACATTGATTGCTGCGATGCCAATTTTGGAATATACCAAGAAAGGGACTTTCGCCTTGCACAGAAACTAAAGGAGGTAGCCCTCAAAAAACACTATCCGGAGAGGATCCGTCCTGCGTGGGCAAAAAACTCTTCAGAGAAGATAATCCCAATAGCAAAGGAATTGCAGGAAGGCGGCATACTCGGTGCAGTCACCCTTGCAGTACAATCACTTGACAAGAACACTTTGAACATCATAAAGCGTGCCAACATCAAATTCGACAAGTTCGCCGACCTTACAACATCCTTCAAGCTTGCAGGCATACCCACCTACACTGAGATAATCATGGGGCTTCCAGGAGAGACTCTTGAGAGCTTCAAGAACGGTCTTGAGGATATTGCTAGAACAAAGATCGGAATAGTATTCATTTACAATTGCAGCGTACTACCCAATGCCCCGATGAACGTTCCCGAATACAGGAAGAATCACCAAATCGAGACCATTAGTTCGCCAATCATGCTGGTTCACTCGTCCATACACAGACGAGGCATACAGGAATATGAAGAGATCATAGTAAGCACGAGCGATTGCACCAAGGACGAACTAAAGGAGATTTACCTTTATTCCTGGGCCTTTTTGACGCTGCACAGTTTGGGCATTCTCAAACACGTTGCGGAGTATTATCACCAGACTCACGGTTTACCGTTTATGAAATTCTACGAGACGCTAATCGAGTATTGTAGGTCAGAGCAGTCGATTTTTTCAGAAGAGTTCCAAAAAATAGTCAAGTACAGAGACGACGGATACTCAGGCAGAGGATGGGATCATCATGATTCCAATCTCGGGGAGATAAACTGGCCAATCGAGGAGGCAAGTTGGCTGCGGCTATCATACGACAAAACTAGGCTGGCCGATGCGATCGAGTCGCTATTGAAATACCTAGAGAAAAAGATGCAATACAACACTTCAGAGTCCATAATAAAGGAGCTTGCCAAGTTTCAGTGCTTTTTGCTCACAACCAGGGACGACAAAAACGAGGTTAAGGTGGAGTCTTTTGGGCACGATTGGAAGAGTTTCTTTGTGAATAACATTCCGCTAAAACCTGCAAGCAAGACATATTATTACAAAAACTCCGTAACGGAACCAGACCCGGTTCTATGGAATTACAAGGTAATCTGGTACGGAAGGAGATCCCACGACTACAAATGTGATCCAGAGAACCTGCAAGAAGAGCAAAGCCATCCTGATCAGTTGTTGACGATGAAGATTCCTCATGGCACACCTCAAGCAAACTAG
- a CDS encoding cysteine-rich CWC family protein → MSKCSNCGEGFYCGVEAGDSDCWCFHKPKKQPRSNSCFCENCLERTD, encoded by the coding sequence ATGAGTAAATGCTCAAACTGCGGTGAGGGGTTTTATTGCGGAGTGGAGGCAGGGGACAGTGATTGTTGGTGTTTTCACAAACCAAAAAAACAGCCAAGATCAAACAGCTGTTTTTGTGAGAACTGTTTGGAAAGAACCGACTAG
- a CDS encoding ArnT family glycosyltransferase, producing MYTLKDKVGYSKQKILICLVAISLISLGLKLYTVDFSSLPPEDTFGYVLRGFSHNNGDFTEPQRKTLGWSIVISPFLKIVESDRFLDYVNVVRALSLGISTVSIFPMYLLARRFANEKYSLVAAFLFGIEPHLNHNAGLGLSEPLFILVMIMSAYFIMSKDAKLSYLSFLLAGVMWWIRFNGIVMLPILTIILFLNFRRSPKTLAIFLACISIFLIVSSPMLLQRYAQYGDPLYFSQSDVIYSGEFVTVVAENSKGVSYSASDYINEHGIGQFIWKFVVGGLYNLADQTIKLLFPYLIVLLPIGAFFSFRAFDQDPKNIRANWIIILLTLGSFVTYFAVIQERRLLFHVLPFFIIFSIIPIQRLTEYGLSTFSLSRKQKDLALILVLGLALILALSFTLRYESPDTAKEHEKIELAKYLLAHHEGKILDAGNTLEGLAYAKLDGSSGAFKNYVTKSDLGETKDGELRTISLHAKSVEELVLVGERYDLRYVAINKDEVTTAWYPFLEGVYDNSSYPYLVKIVDSDDLGFEKLRVKVYQIDYQKFHEMNP from the coding sequence ATGTATACCTTAAAAGATAAGGTAGGATACTCTAAACAAAAAATACTCATCTGCCTAGTTGCGATATCTCTGATCTCATTGGGTTTGAAGCTGTACACTGTAGATTTCTCTTCGCTTCCGCCAGAAGACACGTTCGGTTATGTGCTGCGTGGATTCTCGCATAATAATGGCGACTTTACCGAACCGCAACGGAAAACTCTTGGGTGGTCAATAGTCATTTCACCGTTTCTTAAGATCGTAGAATCCGATCGCTTTCTTGATTATGTGAACGTGGTACGTGCTTTGAGCCTTGGAATATCGACTGTCTCAATATTTCCGATGTATCTTTTAGCAAGAAGGTTTGCCAACGAAAAATACTCGTTAGTGGCGGCATTTTTGTTTGGAATAGAGCCTCACCTCAACCACAATGCCGGGCTTGGTCTCTCAGAGCCGCTGTTTATCTTGGTGATGATCATGTCTGCATATTTTATAATGAGTAAAGATGCAAAATTGTCTTATCTGTCATTTCTCTTGGCAGGCGTTATGTGGTGGATACGATTTAACGGCATCGTCATGCTGCCTATCTTGACAATCATATTATTTTTGAACTTTAGGCGTTCGCCCAAGACGCTTGCAATATTTCTGGCGTGCATCTCGATATTTCTCATTGTAAGTTCTCCGATGTTATTGCAACGGTATGCGCAATATGGGGATCCACTCTATTTTTCTCAAAGTGACGTGATCTATAGTGGCGAATTTGTGACTGTGGTGGCAGAAAATTCCAAAGGTGTAAGCTATTCAGCATCAGATTATATCAATGAGCATGGTATTGGGCAATTTATCTGGAAATTTGTTGTAGGCGGACTTTACAATCTGGCTGATCAGACAATCAAACTGTTATTCCCGTATCTTATTGTATTGCTGCCTATTGGGGCGTTCTTCTCATTTAGGGCATTCGATCAAGATCCAAAGAACATCCGTGCAAACTGGATCATCATACTGTTGACATTGGGATCTTTTGTTACATATTTTGCCGTCATTCAGGAGCGTAGATTACTTTTTCACGTGCTGCCTTTCTTCATTATATTTTCCATCATACCAATACAAAGGCTGACTGAATACGGGCTTAGCACATTTTCGCTTTCGCGTAAACAAAAGGATCTTGCTTTGATACTTGTTCTTGGGCTTGCTCTTATTCTCGCACTGTCTTTTACCCTCAGATACGAGTCCCCCGATACGGCAAAAGAGCATGAAAAAATAGAACTGGCAAAGTACCTTTTGGCTCACCATGAAGGCAAGATTTTGGATGCGGGTAACACGCTGGAAGGTCTGGCATATGCCAAACTTGATGGTTCGTCCGGTGCTTTCAAAAATTATGTGACTAAAAGCGATCTTGGTGAAACCAAAGATGGCGAACTTCGAACAATAAGCTTGCATGCAAAATCCGTTGAGGAACTTGTTTTGGTCGGCGAACGATACGATCTCCGATATGTGGCAATCAACAAGGACGAGGTTACAACTGCCTGGTACCCATTCTTGGAAGGTGTCTATGATAATTCATCGTACCCATATCTTGTCAAGATTGTCGATTCCGATGATCTTGGATTTGAAAAGCTACGAGTGAAAGTTTATCAAATAGATTACCAAAAGTTTCACGAAATGAACCCCTAG
- a CDS encoding class I SAM-dependent methyltransferase has translation MKVDDYEFYAESFDILDTTYSEWLEEKTSLLTSLLEGKKIIEVGCGSGLLIQNLPKDLDITGADFSQGNLDKAKEKNPHVTFFKADLNDKNSWTKYSNSFDTVLCSEVIEHIKDDETAMQILFSLLKPNGVLVLTVPAFNLLFSEFDKKEGHFRRYSKKQISELVKKTGLSIEESRYWNVMGFLGWLFFIKILNLNLKKSSNSFFASVMGKFLKIERSMKFPFGQTIIIKARKSS, from the coding sequence ATGAAGGTAGACGATTATGAGTTCTATGCGGAATCATTTGACATTCTTGATACGACTTATTCTGAATGGCTGGAAGAAAAAACGTCTTTGTTGACGTCATTACTGGAGGGCAAAAAAATCATAGAGGTCGGGTGTGGTTCCGGCTTGCTAATCCAGAACCTTCCAAAAGACCTTGACATTACCGGTGCAGACTTTTCACAGGGAAATCTTGACAAAGCAAAGGAAAAGAATCCACACGTAACTTTCTTCAAGGCTGACCTTAATGATAAGAACAGCTGGACAAAATACTCAAACTCGTTTGATACTGTTCTGTGTTCTGAGGTAATAGAGCACATCAAAGATGACGAAACTGCAATGCAGATCCTTTTTTCATTACTCAAACCTAACGGAGTTTTGGTTTTGACTGTGCCAGCTTTTAATTTGTTGTTTTCCGAATTTGACAAAAAGGAAGGGCATTTTCGTAGATATTCCAAAAAACAAATATCTGAACTAGTCAAAAAGACCGGACTGAGCATAGAGGAATCTAGGTATTGGAACGTGATGGGATTTTTGGGGTGGCTGTTTTTCATCAAAATACTGAATCTGAATTTAAAAAAATCGTCAAACTCGTTTTTTGCCTCGGTAATGGGAAAATTTCTTAAAATAGAGAGGAGCATGAAATTTCCATTTGGACAAACCATAATCATCAAAGCTAGAAAATCCTCATAA
- a CDS encoding glycosyltransferase family 2 protein: MSTALLILTLNEVDGMKKIVPNIKKEWVDEILVVDGGSTDGTIEEAKKLGLSVLIQKAKGHGAAILEGVEATTSDNIVIFGPDGNHEPEEISILAEKIKEGYDQVLISRFGKGSINLDADFVERFGNKMFAFLVNVFFGGQWTDTLNESRIITRKAFLELRFDTLQMASTQQMSIRGLKRRQRILELVGNEGERIGGKKKMRPLHVGYDLSRQILKEFVFWKN; this comes from the coding sequence ATGTCAACTGCATTACTCATACTCACACTTAACGAAGTTGACGGAATGAAAAAAATCGTACCGAACATCAAAAAAGAATGGGTCGACGAAATACTGGTGGTGGATGGGGGTTCAACTGATGGAACAATTGAAGAAGCAAAAAAACTGGGATTATCTGTGTTAATACAAAAGGCAAAAGGCCACGGTGCGGCAATTTTGGAAGGCGTTGAGGCGACAACATCTGATAATATTGTGATATTTGGGCCTGACGGAAATCATGAGCCGGAAGAAATATCGATTCTTGCTGAAAAAATAAAAGAAGGTTATGACCAGGTATTGATCTCCAGGTTTGGTAAAGGATCAATAAACCTAGATGCTGATTTCGTTGAACGATTTGGGAACAAGATGTTTGCATTCCTAGTCAACGTATTCTTTGGTGGACAATGGACAGACACCCTCAATGAAAGCAGAATAATCACAAGAAAGGCGTTCTTGGAACTACGCTTTGATACATTACAAATGGCTTCTACTCAACAAATGAGCATCAGGGGACTTAAAAGAAGACAGAGAATCTTGGAATTGGTTGGGAACGAAGGGGAAAGGATCGGAGGAAAAAAGAAAATGAGGCCACTCCATGTAGGTTATGATCTCAGCCGTCAAATCCTCAAAGAATTTGTATTCTGGAAAAACTGA